From the genome of Turicibacter faecis, one region includes:
- a CDS encoding DUF4097 domain-containing protein — protein MGRKIKGFSIILMSVIIAGIITGILTRVIDLPMKVDHILSRFLDPRFGGTTNLSYEIGSNGESIHESYFTLPVDTPFDVSVELIQADVMIEKSKNGELGVKISTDRPEHYRMDRTDRELVIKEKKQPFIWPFGDMKEKKAKITIQVPGDTVDFDLETVNGNVCLEADGRDLNVEVVNGQISVTRSTFKEGELELVNGHIFVNKSEFLTSLDLEAVNGALKVNQVDSDEFSFETVNGEFQLSDLDGGRLSAETVNGDFTGENLYLKHLEVEQLTGKFTLINENLDYQIQSLTRSKTSSQDKIEANILNIYSE, from the coding sequence ATGGGGAGAAAGATTAAAGGGTTTTCTATTATTTTAATGAGTGTAATTATTGCCGGAATAATAACGGGAATTTTAACTCGAGTAATTGATTTACCGATGAAAGTTGATCATATTTTATCTAGATTTTTAGATCCTCGATTTGGGGGAACAACAAATTTATCGTATGAAATAGGGTCAAATGGGGAATCTATTCATGAAAGCTACTTTACATTGCCGGTAGATACACCTTTTGACGTAAGTGTTGAATTAATTCAAGCGGATGTTATGATTGAAAAATCGAAAAATGGAGAACTAGGAGTTAAAATCAGTACGGATCGTCCAGAGCATTATCGGATGGATAGAACTGACAGGGAACTCGTGATCAAAGAAAAAAAACAACCTTTCATTTGGCCATTTGGTGACATGAAAGAGAAAAAAGCGAAGATTACTATACAGGTTCCTGGTGATACCGTCGATTTTGATTTAGAAACGGTGAATGGAAATGTTTGCTTAGAAGCAGATGGACGAGATTTAAATGTTGAGGTAGTGAATGGACAGATTAGTGTGACTCGTTCTACCTTTAAAGAAGGTGAGTTGGAGCTAGTAAATGGACATATCTTTGTAAACAAGAGTGAATTTTTAACATCTCTTGATTTAGAAGCTGTGAATGGAGCCTTAAAAGTTAATCAAGTTGACTCAGATGAGTTTTCATTTGAAACAGTGAATGGTGAATTTCAATTATCTGACTTAGATGGAGGAAGGTTATCCGCTGAAACGGTAAACGGTGATTTCACTGGAGAAAATCTTTACTTGAAACACTTAGAGGTGGAACAATTAACTGGAAAGTTTACGTTAATTAACGAAAATTTAGATTACCAAATACAATCATTAACACGTTCTAAGACTAGTTCTCAAGATAAAATAGAAGCTAATATTTTAAATATTTATTCAGAATAA
- a CDS encoding RluA family pseudouridine synthase: protein MDQELVIVPEELVGVRLDKVLSELFSDLSRSYIQQLIKDKKVLINEKVEKANYKCRLNDQIHLTIPEPEALDVVPEDMDLDIVYEDDYVMVVNKPSGMVVHPAPGSMSGTLVNGLMAQAKNLSGINGVLRPGIVHRIDKDTSGLLMVAKNDLAHESLVNQLVEKTVTRRYIALVHGEIPHDNGTVDAPIGRDPKDRKKMTVIEGGKHAVTHFKVLRRFKNFTLIECRLETGRTHQIRVHMKYIGYPLAGDPQYGPRKTISSEWGQFLHAAVLGFDHPKTGKYLEFSAELPSYFEEALESLEKLG, encoded by the coding sequence ATGGACCAAGAATTAGTAATCGTACCAGAGGAGTTAGTAGGTGTTCGACTAGATAAAGTATTAAGTGAATTATTTAGCGATTTATCCCGCTCGTATATTCAACAATTAATTAAGGATAAAAAAGTCCTGATCAATGAAAAAGTGGAAAAAGCAAACTATAAATGCCGTTTGAATGATCAAATCCATCTAACTATTCCCGAACCAGAAGCGTTGGATGTTGTTCCAGAAGACATGGATTTAGATATTGTCTATGAAGACGACTATGTAATGGTAGTGAACAAACCATCAGGTATGGTTGTTCATCCTGCTCCAGGAAGTATGAGTGGAACACTTGTAAATGGATTAATGGCTCAAGCAAAAAATTTATCAGGAATAAATGGGGTTTTACGTCCAGGAATTGTGCATCGTATTGATAAAGATACATCAGGTTTACTCATGGTGGCAAAAAATGACCTTGCGCATGAATCGCTTGTTAATCAGTTAGTGGAAAAAACAGTAACTCGTCGGTATATTGCCCTTGTTCATGGCGAAATTCCTCATGATAATGGGACGGTTGATGCCCCGATTGGCCGAGATCCAAAGGATCGAAAAAAAATGACGGTAATCGAAGGTGGAAAGCATGCAGTTACTCACTTTAAAGTGTTACGTCGCTTCAAAAATTTTACCTTAATTGAATGCCGTTTAGAGACTGGACGCACGCATCAAATCCGTGTTCATATGAAATATATCGGTTATCCTTTAGCTGGAGATCCACAATACGGACCACGTAAAACAATTAGTAGTGAATGGGGTCAATTTTTACACGCAGCAGTTTTAGGTTTTGATCATCCTAAAACCGGAAAGTACTTAGAGTTTTCGGCTGAACTGCCTTCCTATTTTGAAGAAGCTCTTGAGAGCCTTGAAAAATTAGGATAG
- the lspA gene encoding signal peptidase II, producing MWLSFFIVVSSLIIDQLSKFLVMKYMTIGQSIPLIDHFLYLTSHRNQGAAWGILQGKMIFFYVVTVLVVTMVVLWIKKLDVKKEKLLLIALSLILGGALGNLIDRVLYQQVTDFINVYIFGYDFPIFNIADSALCIGVLLMGIDAVLDVKKRG from the coding sequence ATGTGGCTTTCTTTTTTTATCGTTGTTTCCTCACTAATTATTGACCAATTATCTAAATTTTTAGTGATGAAATATATGACAATTGGTCAATCTATCCCATTAATTGATCATTTTTTATATTTGACGTCGCACCGTAACCAGGGGGCTGCTTGGGGAATATTACAAGGTAAAATGATTTTCTTCTATGTCGTTACAGTTTTAGTCGTCACAATGGTTGTTCTATGGATTAAAAAGTTAGATGTTAAAAAAGAAAAATTGCTTTTAATTGCGTTATCGTTAATTTTAGGGGGAGCCCTAGGAAATTTAATTGATCGTGTGCTTTATCAGCAAGTCACCGATTTTATTAATGTTTATATTTTTGGGTATGATTTTCCTATCTTTAATATTGCCGATAGTGCCTTGTGTATAGGTGTTTTATTAATGGGAATTGATGCTGTTTTAGATGTTAAAAAACGCGGATAA
- a CDS encoding deoxycytidylate deaminase: protein MRETYLSWDEYFMGIALLSAMRSKDPQTQVGACIVNKKNRIVGIGYNGFPRGCSDQEFPWEREGDFLKTKYPYVVHAEQNAILNSTGNLSGCRLYVSLFPCHECAKYIIQSGIDEIIFMSDKYANTDSTLASKRMLDAAGVTYRQMGTIAVSIQLELKE, encoded by the coding sequence ATGCGGGAAACTTATTTAAGTTGGGACGAATATTTTATGGGGATTGCACTCTTATCGGCGATGAGAAGCAAGGACCCTCAAACCCAAGTTGGAGCATGCATTGTTAATAAAAAAAATCGTATTGTAGGAATTGGTTATAATGGATTTCCAAGAGGGTGTTCAGATCAAGAATTTCCATGGGAACGTGAAGGGGATTTTCTAAAAACAAAATATCCGTATGTTGTCCATGCTGAGCAAAACGCAATTTTAAATAGCACTGGAAATTTAAGTGGATGTCGATTATATGTTTCGTTATTTCCTTGTCATGAGTGTGCAAAATATATTATCCAGTCTGGAATTGATGAAATTATCTTTATGAGTGACAAATATGCGAATACGGATAGTACGTTGGCTTCTAAACGAATGTTAGATGCGGCAGGTGTCACCTATCGTCAAATGGGAACAATAGCAGTTTCTATTCAACTCGAATTAAAGGAATAA